The proteins below come from a single Dermatophilaceae bacterium Soc4.6 genomic window:
- a CDS encoding HAMP domain-containing sensor histidine kinase, translating into MRALSGLPRRAIHRLRSIRSQAAASAAVVVGLGLALGGLVVVLVLQGLIVSSLEDTVRGRLDEDTRLLTQGGLTQLMSVESSRGRSALEVVVLDASGATVYGSDVGGDPSDLGVSTLLDPGAVRALDGAVHIQGRSIVPLPGRLRQPLIAARSVQVGAQSSVLAVAAPQDDQQDAVTTAALLLALVAPFLVALAAWTVWWRVGRALGSVDDLRARVDRIGASQLHERVPVPATGDEVADLATTMNRMLERLQRSQKAQRQFVADASHELRSPIATLLGVVELLGPDEESGWQELRPVVGSEAQRLSSLVDDLLLLSRADDDALAVVRDEVDLDDLVAGEVRRLRGVGRQQVEARLDAARVAGDSGRLGQVVRNLLDNAARYAESTVSVTLQAHQGRALLLVDDDGPGISPGDRERAFERFVRLDPSRDRGSGGSGLGLAIVREIVRAHDGTVSVETSPRGGARFVVDLPLLVSQSSPPALRDS; encoded by the coding sequence GTGAGGGCCCTCAGCGGACTGCCGCGTCGTGCGATCCACCGTCTGCGCTCGATTCGCAGTCAGGCGGCGGCCTCAGCCGCGGTGGTCGTCGGTCTCGGCCTGGCCCTCGGGGGGCTCGTCGTCGTGCTCGTCCTGCAGGGACTGATCGTCTCGTCCTTGGAGGACACGGTCCGGGGGCGGCTCGACGAGGACACCCGGCTCCTGACCCAGGGCGGCCTCACGCAGCTGATGAGCGTGGAGAGCTCGAGGGGCCGCTCGGCGCTGGAAGTCGTCGTCCTCGACGCTTCCGGTGCAACGGTGTACGGCTCGGACGTCGGCGGAGACCCGAGCGATTTGGGGGTGTCCACGCTGCTCGACCCCGGTGCCGTCCGTGCCCTCGACGGGGCTGTCCACATCCAGGGCCGGTCGATCGTCCCGCTGCCGGGCCGCCTGCGCCAGCCCCTCATCGCCGCACGGTCCGTCCAGGTCGGGGCCCAGTCCTCCGTGCTCGCGGTCGCGGCCCCCCAGGACGACCAGCAGGATGCGGTGACGACGGCCGCCCTGTTGCTAGCGCTGGTCGCGCCGTTCCTCGTCGCGCTGGCGGCCTGGACGGTCTGGTGGCGCGTGGGTCGGGCCCTGGGGTCGGTCGACGACCTGCGCGCCCGGGTCGACCGGATCGGAGCGTCGCAGCTGCACGAACGTGTTCCGGTGCCGGCGACCGGGGACGAGGTGGCGGATCTCGCCACGACGATGAACCGGATGCTCGAGCGGCTGCAGCGCTCGCAGAAGGCCCAGCGACAGTTCGTCGCCGACGCCAGCCACGAGCTGCGCTCGCCGATCGCCACGCTGCTCGGGGTCGTCGAGCTGCTCGGCCCCGACGAGGAATCGGGGTGGCAGGAGCTGCGCCCGGTCGTCGGCAGCGAGGCCCAGCGGCTGTCCTCCCTGGTGGACGACCTGCTGCTGCTCTCCCGCGCCGACGACGACGCCCTGGCGGTGGTGCGCGACGAGGTCGACCTCGACGACCTCGTCGCCGGCGAGGTCCGCCGACTCCGGGGCGTGGGCCGCCAGCAGGTGGAGGCCCGTCTGGATGCTGCGCGCGTCGCCGGCGACTCCGGGCGCCTCGGTCAGGTGGTGCGCAACCTGCTGGACAACGCCGCCCGATACGCCGAGTCGACGGTCTCGGTCACTCTGCAGGCTCACCAGGGTCGTGCCCTCCTGCTCGTCGACGACGACGGCCCTGGCATCTCTCCCGGCGACCGGGAGCGAGCCTTCGAGCGCTTCGTCCGGCTGGACCCCAGCCGGGACAGGGGCTCGGGCGGATCGGGACTGGGACTCGCCATCGTCCGGGAGATCGTGCGGGCCCACGACGGGACAGTCTCGGTCGAGACCTCACCGCGGGGCGGGGCGAGGTTCGTCGTCGACCTGCCGCTGCTGGTGTCGCAGTCGTCGCCCCCGGCTTTGCGCGACAGCTGA
- a CDS encoding response regulator transcription factor codes for MKILLVEDERPLAEVIRRGLTREGFSVDVLHDGQEAVWAATETGYDVVVLDIMLPGMNGYEVVERLRAREVLTPVLMLTALDDEYDQANAFDLGADDYLTKPFSFVVLAARLRALVRRGGQDRVSALTVGDLHLDPTTRRVHRGPHEVTLTTREFALLHYLMERPDQVISKADILDGVWDPDFAGDVNIVEVYVGYLRKKVDVPFGLETIQTIRGAGYRLSVR; via the coding sequence GTGAAGATCCTCCTGGTCGAGGACGAGCGGCCTCTGGCGGAGGTGATCCGCAGGGGCCTGACCCGCGAGGGCTTCTCCGTCGACGTGCTCCACGATGGCCAGGAGGCCGTGTGGGCGGCCACCGAGACCGGGTACGACGTCGTCGTGCTCGACATCATGCTGCCGGGGATGAACGGCTACGAGGTCGTCGAGCGCCTGCGCGCCCGTGAGGTCCTCACCCCGGTGCTCATGCTGACCGCCCTCGACGACGAGTACGACCAGGCCAACGCCTTCGACCTCGGAGCCGACGACTACCTCACCAAGCCCTTCAGCTTCGTCGTCCTCGCCGCGAGGCTCCGGGCCCTCGTCCGGCGCGGCGGCCAGGACCGGGTCTCCGCCCTGACGGTCGGCGACCTCCACCTGGACCCCACGACCCGGCGCGTGCACCGCGGCCCGCACGAGGTGACCCTCACCACACGGGAGTTCGCGCTGCTCCACTACCTCATGGAGCGACCCGACCAGGTCATCTCCAAGGCAGACATCCTCGACGGCGTGTGGGACCCGGACTTCGCCGGCGACGTCAACATCGTCGAGGTCTACGTGGGCTACCTCCGCAAGAAGGTCGACGTACCGTTCGGCCTCGAGACGATCCAGACCATTCGGGGCGCCGGCTACCGGCTCTCAGTGCGCTGA
- a CDS encoding EAL domain-containing protein has product MYEAKRAGKDRCVFSEVGETVQASRRVQIARALRDAQTRGEMHLVYQPIIDLNTGSTVALEALLRWTSPQFGIVEPTEFIPITEDTGSILPIGAWVLLQACEATVALAVRGLDLHVNISAIQITHPDFTTWVRQTLAHAQYPTDRLVLEITGSTLTRDDHIAQTNLRNLAALGVRVALDDVGVGNLSLQWLHDGQLTELKLDRTLIARLGTDRGRAIAGGVIATAHGAGCTVSAEGVETDDELHHLHALRCDTAQGFHIAAPQPIDDLHWAGLRLHRSAVDDSR; this is encoded by the coding sequence ATGTACGAGGCCAAGCGGGCCGGCAAGGACCGGTGCGTGTTCTCCGAGGTCGGCGAGACCGTCCAGGCCAGCCGACGGGTCCAGATTGCCCGGGCCCTGCGCGACGCGCAGACCCGGGGCGAGATGCACCTCGTCTACCAGCCGATCATCGACCTCAACACCGGCAGCACCGTCGCTCTCGAGGCTCTGCTGCGCTGGACCAGCCCCCAGTTCGGCATCGTCGAACCGACCGAGTTCATCCCCATCACCGAGGACACCGGCTCCATCCTGCCCATCGGGGCCTGGGTCCTCCTGCAGGCCTGCGAAGCCACCGTCGCCCTCGCCGTGCGCGGGCTCGACCTGCACGTCAACATCTCCGCCATCCAGATCACCCACCCCGACTTCACCACCTGGGTCCGCCAGACCCTCGCCCACGCCCAGTACCCCACCGACCGACTGGTCCTCGAGATCACCGGCAGCACCCTGACCCGTGACGACCACATCGCCCAGACCAACCTCAGGAACCTGGCTGCTCTCGGCGTCCGGGTCGCCCTCGACGACGTCGGCGTCGGCAACCTGTCGCTTCAGTGGCTGCACGACGGCCAGCTCACCGAGCTCAAACTCGACCGCACCCTCATCGCCCGGCTCGGCACTGACCGCGGCCGAGCGATCGCCGGCGGCGTCATCGCCACCGCACACGGCGCCGGTTGCACGGTCAGCGCCGAAGGCGTCGAAACCGACGACGAGCTGCACCACCTCCACGCACTGCGCTGCGACACCGCCCAGGGCTTCCACATCGCCGCCCCCCAGCCCATCGACGATCTCCACTGGGCCGGGCTCCGTCTCCATCGGAGCGCGGTCGACGACAGCCGGTAG
- the allB gene encoding allantoinase AllB → MTSPPRRGTAGLTPDLVFRARRAVVGGRETSATVSVAAGRIVAIDPYDAPLPDLPEGRLVDLADDEVLLPGLVDAHVHVNEPGRTSWEGFASATKAAAAGGVTTIIDMPLNSIPPTVSVAALEAKRAVAVDQIYVDVGFWGGAVPGNVPDLRPLHDAGVFGFKCFLLHSGVDEFPHLSTEQLHEALTATAVFDGLVIVHAEDAGVIDSAPAPGGTAYETFLESRPPAAEERAIATVIDATRATGARTHILHLSDADALPLIAAAQSEGLRISVETCPHYLTLEAEQIPDGATQFKCCPPIREHANRDRLWAGLEDGTIRTIVSDHSPCTVELKALESGDFGLAWGGIAGLQLGLPAIWTEARGRGHDLVDVVRWMGEGPADQVGLTDRGRIAVGATADLVVFAPDETFVVAPELLHHKNPVSAYAGRTLAGAVRQTWLHGERLDLAAAPTGSMLTRGSSGPGAA, encoded by the coding sequence GTGACGTCACCGCCCCGGCGAGGGACTGCAGGCCTGACTCCTGACCTGGTGTTCAGGGCGCGAAGGGCCGTCGTCGGGGGCCGCGAGACGAGCGCCACCGTGTCCGTCGCCGCTGGCCGGATCGTGGCCATCGATCCCTACGACGCCCCGCTCCCGGACCTGCCCGAGGGCCGTCTGGTCGACCTCGCCGACGACGAGGTCCTCCTCCCCGGCCTGGTCGACGCCCACGTGCACGTCAACGAGCCGGGCCGCACCTCGTGGGAGGGCTTCGCCTCGGCCACGAAGGCCGCTGCGGCGGGCGGGGTCACCACGATCATCGACATGCCGCTCAACAGCATCCCCCCGACCGTCTCCGTCGCGGCGCTGGAGGCGAAGCGGGCCGTCGCGGTCGACCAGATCTACGTCGACGTCGGGTTCTGGGGGGGTGCCGTCCCGGGCAACGTCCCCGACCTGCGCCCCCTGCACGACGCCGGTGTCTTCGGCTTCAAGTGCTTCCTGCTCCACTCCGGGGTCGACGAGTTCCCCCACCTGTCGACCGAGCAGCTGCACGAAGCCCTCACTGCAACAGCGGTCTTCGATGGTCTGGTGATCGTGCACGCGGAGGACGCCGGGGTGATCGACTCTGCGCCCGCACCGGGCGGGACGGCCTACGAGACCTTCCTGGAGTCGCGGCCACCGGCGGCCGAGGAGCGGGCCATCGCCACGGTCATCGACGCGACCCGCGCCACGGGTGCTCGCACCCACATCCTGCACCTGTCGGACGCCGATGCCCTCCCGCTCATCGCGGCCGCCCAGTCCGAGGGGCTGCGCATCTCGGTCGAGACCTGCCCGCACTACCTCACCCTCGAGGCCGAGCAGATCCCTGACGGCGCAACGCAGTTCAAGTGCTGCCCACCGATCCGCGAGCACGCCAACCGCGACCGCCTCTGGGCCGGGCTCGAGGACGGCACGATCCGCACCATCGTCTCGGACCACTCGCCGTGCACCGTGGAGCTCAAGGCGCTGGAGTCCGGCGACTTCGGGCTGGCCTGGGGTGGGATCGCCGGGCTCCAGCTCGGCCTGCCCGCCATCTGGACCGAGGCGAGGGGGCGCGGTCACGACCTCGTCGACGTCGTCCGGTGGATGGGCGAGGGCCCCGCCGACCAGGTCGGGCTCACCGATCGAGGCCGGATCGCCGTCGGCGCGACGGCAGACCTCGTCGTCTTCGCTCCCGACGAGACCTTCGTCGTGGCTCCCGAGCTGCTCCACCACAAGAACCCGGTCTCGGCGTATGCGGGCCGCACGCTCGCGGGGGCGGTCCGTCAGACCTGGCTCCACGGCGAGCGCCTCGACCTCGCTGCGGCGCCCACGGGATCGATGCTGACGAGGGGATCGTCAGGACCAGGAGCGGCCTGA
- the gcl gene encoding glyoxylate carboligase — protein sequence MARMTAAQAAVEILKKEGVTNVFGLPGAAINPFYKAMKTNGGLHHTLARHVEGASHMAEGYTRAKAGNIGVCVGTSGPAGTDMITGLYSASADSIPILCITGQAPVAKLHKEDFQAVDIASIAKPLTKMAVTVMEPGQIIGTFQQAFHLMRSGRPGPVLIDLPIDVQMTEIEFDVDTYQPLPVYKPVASRAQIDRALDLLAAAERPLIVAGGGIINADASALLTELAELTGVPVVPTLMGWGTIPDDHDLNAGMVGLQTSHRYGNATMLASDFVLGIGNRWANRHTGDVETYTAGRTFVHVDIEPTQIGRVFAPDYGIVSDAKAALALFVEAARERAAAGTLPDRTAWAQECRERKSSMWRKTNFEVTPIKPQRVYQEMNRAFGKDVRYVSTIGLSQIQAAQLLHVYKDRHWINAGQAGPLGWTVPAAIGVATAAPDDVVVAISGDYDFQFMMEELAVGAQFNVPYIHVLVNNAYLGLIRQSQRGFDMDYCVQLAFDNINSPEVNGYGVDHVKVAEGLGCKAIRVTDPEEVFAALEQAKKLMAEHRVPVIVEVILERVTNVSMGVSIAGVTEFEELAESGDDAPTALFVNLD from the coding sequence ATGGCACGAATGACTGCCGCCCAGGCGGCCGTGGAGATCCTCAAGAAGGAGGGCGTCACCAACGTCTTCGGCCTCCCCGGCGCCGCCATCAACCCGTTCTACAAGGCGATGAAGACCAACGGTGGGCTGCACCACACCCTCGCTCGACACGTGGAGGGCGCCTCCCACATGGCCGAGGGCTACACCCGGGCCAAGGCCGGCAACATCGGCGTCTGCGTCGGCACCAGCGGTCCCGCTGGCACCGACATGATCACCGGCCTCTACTCCGCCAGCGCCGACTCCATCCCGATCCTGTGCATCACCGGTCAGGCGCCCGTCGCCAAGCTGCACAAGGAGGACTTCCAGGCCGTCGACATCGCCTCCATCGCCAAGCCGCTGACCAAGATGGCGGTCACGGTGATGGAGCCGGGGCAGATCATCGGCACCTTCCAGCAGGCCTTCCACCTCATGCGCTCGGGCCGCCCCGGCCCTGTCCTGATCGACCTGCCCATCGACGTGCAGATGACCGAGATCGAGTTCGACGTCGACACCTACCAGCCGCTGCCGGTCTACAAGCCCGTGGCCAGCCGAGCCCAGATCGACAGGGCGCTCGACCTGCTGGCCGCCGCCGAGCGCCCGTTGATCGTCGCCGGAGGCGGCATCATCAACGCCGACGCGTCAGCGCTGCTGACCGAGCTCGCCGAGCTGACCGGTGTGCCCGTCGTCCCGACGCTGATGGGCTGGGGCACCATCCCCGACGACCACGACCTCAACGCCGGCATGGTGGGGCTGCAGACGAGCCACCGGTACGGCAACGCGACGATGCTCGCCTCCGACTTCGTGCTCGGCATCGGCAACCGCTGGGCCAACCGCCACACCGGCGACGTCGAGACCTACACCGCGGGCCGCACCTTCGTCCACGTCGACATCGAGCCGACCCAGATCGGCCGCGTGTTCGCCCCGGACTACGGGATCGTCTCCGACGCCAAGGCTGCGCTCGCCCTCTTCGTCGAGGCCGCTCGCGAGCGCGCCGCCGCGGGGACCCTTCCCGACCGCACGGCCTGGGCGCAGGAGTGCCGGGAGCGCAAGTCGTCGATGTGGCGCAAGACCAACTTCGAGGTCACCCCCATCAAGCCGCAGCGGGTCTACCAGGAGATGAACAGGGCCTTCGGCAAGGACGTCCGCTACGTCTCCACGATCGGTCTCTCCCAGATCCAGGCCGCGCAGCTGCTGCACGTCTACAAGGACCGGCACTGGATCAACGCGGGCCAGGCCGGACCGCTCGGCTGGACGGTGCCAGCTGCCATCGGCGTGGCGACGGCAGCCCCCGACGACGTCGTGGTGGCCATCTCCGGTGACTACGACTTCCAGTTCATGATGGAAGAGCTGGCCGTCGGCGCCCAGTTCAACGTGCCCTACATCCACGTCCTGGTCAACAACGCCTACCTCGGTCTGATCCGGCAGAGCCAGCGGGGCTTCGACATGGACTACTGCGTGCAGCTCGCCTTCGACAACATCAACTCCCCGGAGGTCAACGGCTATGGTGTCGACCATGTCAAGGTCGCCGAGGGACTGGGCTGCAAGGCGATTCGCGTCACCGACCCCGAAGAGGTCTTCGCCGCCCTCGAGCAGGCCAAGAAGCTGATGGCCGAGCACCGGGTCCCTGTCATCGTCGAGGTGATCCTCGAGCGGGTGACCAACGTGTCGATGGGGGTCTCCATCGCCGGGGTGACCGAGTTCGAGGAGCTCGCCGAGTCCGGCGACGACGCGCCCACCGCGCTGTTCGTCAACCTCGACTGA
- a CDS encoding TIM barrel protein: MTDHGLRYLANCSMLFTELPLLQRPAAAKAAGFDAIELWWPWPDQPVPSDAAVDALVTAVSDSGVQLVGLNFFAGDLAGADCGVLSLPDRSRQFVDNIDVTVGIGERLGVTAFNALYGNRVEDSSPEAQDALGRVNLGLAAVAAARVGATVLVEPVSGPKPYPLRTAADAVAVVDVARADGHANVGFLLDLFHLANNGDDPAAAATAYADRVGHVQIADWPGRGEPGSGSLDLLDLLTTVSDTGYAGWVGLEYKPTTTTDESLAWLPRGRRGAPAPTQT, translated from the coding sequence ATGACCGACCACGGACTTCGGTACCTGGCCAACTGCTCCATGCTGTTCACCGAGCTGCCGCTGCTGCAGCGGCCTGCCGCCGCCAAGGCGGCCGGCTTCGACGCCATCGAGCTCTGGTGGCCGTGGCCCGATCAGCCCGTGCCCTCCGACGCAGCCGTCGACGCCCTCGTCACCGCCGTGAGCGACAGCGGGGTCCAGCTCGTCGGGCTGAACTTCTTCGCGGGCGACCTGGCTGGCGCTGACTGTGGCGTCCTGTCGCTCCCGGACCGGTCACGCCAGTTCGTCGACAACATCGACGTGACCGTCGGCATCGGCGAGCGTCTCGGGGTCACGGCCTTCAACGCCCTCTACGGCAACCGCGTCGAGGACAGCAGCCCGGAGGCCCAGGACGCCCTCGGGCGCGTGAACCTCGGTCTGGCCGCCGTCGCTGCCGCTCGAGTCGGCGCCACCGTGCTCGTCGAGCCGGTGAGCGGTCCGAAGCCCTACCCGCTGCGGACCGCAGCCGACGCGGTCGCCGTCGTCGACGTGGCGCGGGCCGACGGCCACGCCAACGTGGGCTTCCTGCTCGATCTCTTCCACCTGGCCAACAACGGTGACGACCCCGCCGCCGCGGCGACGGCCTACGCCGACCGGGTCGGCCACGTCCAGATCGCCGACTGGCCCGGCCGTGGAGAGCCCGGCTCCGGAAGCCTCGACCTGCTGGACCTGCTCACGACCGTCAGCGACACCGGGTATGCCGGGTGGGTCGGCCTCGAGTACAAGCCCACCACCACGACCGACGAGAGCCTCGCCTGGCTCCCGCGAGGCCGCCGTGGCGCTCCCGCGCCCACACAGACCTGA
- the aceE gene encoding pyruvate dehydrogenase (acetyl-transferring), homodimeric type, whose product MTSPHPGASTDQVDPEEMSEWSESFTQLLASNGPSRAAEVLRMLGEQASASGLPAAAGGVTTDYVNTIAVAQEPAFPGDESIERSYRRLLRWNAAVLVHRAQRPDIGVGGHISTYAGASTLYEVGLNHFFRGAGHPGGGDQVFFQGHASPGMYARAFLEGRLGEADLDGFRQEKSAAPHGLSSYPHPRLMPQFWQFPTVSMGIGPMNAIYQAQSNRYLEHRGIKDTSDQHVWAFLGDGEMDEPESRGFLQLAANEGLDNLTFVVNCNLQRLDGPVRGNGKIVQELEGFFRGAGWNVVKVLWGREWDPLLARDTDGELVRVMNETLDGDYQTYKGESGGYVREHFFGRSPSTKALVADLTDDQIWSLKRGGHDYRKVYAAYHAATLGNRTGRPTVVLAKTVKGYGLGANFEARNATHQMKKLTTSDFKAFRDLLDIPVTDTQIDADPYRVPYHHPGSESAEIRYLLARRHELGGFLPERRRAPRALTLPDAKTYDVARRGSGKQQAATTMAFVRLLRELLRDKGIGNRIVPIIPDEARTFGMDSFFPTAKIYNPNGQNYTSVDRALLLAYKESPQGQILHTGINEAGSMAAFTAAGTAYATHGEPLIPVYVFYSMFGYQRTGDAMWAAMDQMTRGFIIGATAGRTTLTGEGLQHADGHSPVLAATNPATKVYDPAYGYEIAHIVRAGLEQMYGPDSTDPDVMYYLTLYNEPMLQPAEPADVDVDGILRGLHRIATGAGDGPRCHLMGSGVSVPWVLEAARLLERDWGVFADVWSVTSWTELRRDGLAAEQEAFLHPERAARVPYVAAKLADAPWPVVASTDFVSEVPDQIRQFLPHRFATLGADGHGFSDTRAAARRFFHIDVESIVVRALQVLADEGRVDPETALRASSRYRLLDVRAGTTGSAGGDS is encoded by the coding sequence ATGACCAGCCCGCACCCAGGAGCCTCGACCGACCAGGTCGACCCGGAGGAGATGTCCGAGTGGTCGGAGTCCTTCACCCAGCTGCTGGCGAGCAACGGCCCGTCTCGGGCGGCCGAGGTGCTGCGCATGCTCGGTGAGCAGGCGTCCGCGTCCGGCCTGCCTGCGGCCGCGGGGGGCGTCACGACCGACTACGTCAACACCATCGCCGTGGCGCAGGAACCGGCCTTCCCCGGCGACGAGAGCATCGAGCGGTCCTACCGTCGGCTCCTGCGCTGGAACGCGGCGGTGCTCGTGCACCGGGCGCAGCGTCCGGACATCGGTGTCGGGGGCCACATCTCCACCTACGCCGGCGCCTCGACGCTCTACGAGGTGGGTCTGAACCACTTCTTCCGCGGCGCCGGCCACCCCGGTGGCGGCGACCAGGTCTTCTTCCAGGGACATGCCTCGCCGGGGATGTATGCCAGGGCCTTCCTCGAGGGTCGTCTGGGCGAGGCCGACCTCGACGGCTTCCGGCAGGAGAAGTCTGCGGCCCCGCACGGGCTGTCCTCCTACCCGCACCCACGGCTGATGCCGCAGTTCTGGCAGTTCCCGACCGTCTCCATGGGCATCGGTCCGATGAACGCGATCTACCAGGCCCAGTCGAACCGCTACCTGGAGCACCGGGGGATCAAGGACACCAGCGACCAGCACGTCTGGGCCTTCCTCGGCGACGGCGAGATGGACGAGCCGGAGTCGCGCGGCTTCCTCCAGCTGGCGGCGAACGAGGGGCTCGACAACCTCACCTTCGTGGTCAACTGCAACCTCCAGCGGCTCGACGGTCCGGTCCGCGGCAACGGCAAGATCGTCCAGGAGCTCGAGGGGTTCTTCCGCGGTGCAGGGTGGAACGTCGTCAAGGTGCTCTGGGGTCGGGAGTGGGACCCACTCCTCGCCAGGGACACCGACGGCGAGCTCGTGCGGGTCATGAACGAGACGCTGGACGGCGACTACCAGACCTACAAGGGCGAGTCCGGAGGCTACGTCCGCGAGCACTTCTTCGGCCGGTCCCCCTCGACCAAGGCTCTCGTCGCCGACCTGACGGACGACCAGATCTGGAGCCTCAAGCGCGGTGGCCACGACTACCGCAAGGTGTATGCCGCCTACCATGCGGCGACCCTCGGCAACAGGACGGGGCGGCCCACCGTCGTCCTCGCCAAGACCGTCAAGGGCTACGGCCTCGGCGCCAACTTCGAGGCGCGCAACGCGACGCACCAGATGAAGAAGCTGACGACGTCGGACTTCAAGGCGTTCCGTGACCTGCTCGACATCCCCGTCACCGACACCCAGATCGACGCCGACCCCTACCGGGTGCCGTACCACCACCCCGGGTCGGAATCGGCAGAGATCCGGTACCTCCTCGCCCGGCGCCACGAGCTCGGCGGCTTCCTGCCCGAGCGGCGCCGGGCCCCCCGCGCCCTCACCCTGCCGGACGCCAAGACGTATGACGTGGCCCGTCGCGGCTCGGGCAAGCAGCAGGCGGCGACCACGATGGCCTTCGTGCGTCTGCTGCGAGAGCTGCTGCGGGACAAGGGGATCGGGAACCGCATCGTGCCGATCATCCCCGACGAGGCACGCACCTTCGGCATGGACTCGTTCTTTCCCACAGCCAAGATCTACAACCCGAACGGCCAGAACTACACCTCGGTCGACCGCGCCCTGCTCCTGGCCTACAAGGAGTCCCCCCAGGGGCAGATCCTGCACACCGGCATCAACGAGGCCGGCTCGATGGCGGCCTTCACAGCCGCGGGCACGGCATACGCCACCCACGGTGAGCCGCTGATCCCGGTCTACGTCTTCTACTCGATGTTCGGCTACCAGCGCACCGGCGACGCCATGTGGGCCGCGATGGACCAGATGACCCGCGGTTTCATCATCGGCGCCACCGCCGGGCGGACCACGCTCACCGGCGAGGGGCTGCAGCACGCGGACGGCCACTCGCCGGTGCTGGCTGCCACCAACCCGGCGACCAAGGTCTACGACCCCGCCTACGGCTACGAGATCGCGCACATCGTGCGCGCCGGGCTCGAGCAGATGTACGGACCGGACTCGACCGATCCCGACGTCATGTACTACCTGACCCTGTACAACGAGCCGATGTTGCAGCCGGCCGAGCCGGCCGACGTCGACGTCGACGGCATCCTGCGCGGCCTGCACCGGATCGCCACCGGTGCGGGCGACGGCCCCCGCTGCCACCTCATGGGATCGGGCGTGTCGGTGCCCTGGGTCCTCGAGGCCGCGCGGCTGCTGGAGCGGGACTGGGGGGTCTTCGCCGACGTGTGGTCGGTCACCTCGTGGACCGAGCTGCGCCGGGACGGCCTCGCCGCCGAGCAGGAGGCCTTCCTCCACCCCGAGCGGGCAGCGCGGGTGCCGTACGTCGCCGCCAAGCTGGCTGACGCCCCGTGGCCGGTGGTCGCGTCGACGGACTTCGTCTCCGAGGTCCCCGACCAGATCCGCCAGTTCCTGCCCCACCGCTTCGCCACGCTCGGCGCCGACGGCCATGGCTTCTCGGACACCCGGGCTGCCGCCCGCCGGTTCTTCCACATCGACGTCGAGTCGATCGTGGTCCGCGCCCTCCAGGTGCTCGCCGACGAGGGACGGGTCGACCCCGAGACGGCCCTGAGGGCATCGAGCCGCTACCGGCTGCTCGACGTCCGGGCCGGGACCACCGGCAGCGCCGGCGGTGACTCCTGA
- the pucL gene encoding urate oxidase, producing MAEVILTANQYGKAENRVVRVTRDTDRHEVIDLNVTSELRGDFLAAHTEGDNAHVVATDTQKNTIFAFARDGIASPEQLLERLAEHFTTQFDWVTGGRWAAEEYGWSRIDDHDHAFFRNTPETRTAVLVRDGDSTTVISGFSGLTVMKTTQSGFVGYPKDDYTTLPETEDRILATEVTTRWRYNTPDVDYNAVYASVKATMLEAFGKEYSKALQHTLFQMGEAVIDKHDCIDEVKFSCPNKHHFLSDLSFRGLDNPGLVFWAADRPYGLIEATFARKGSAPADAAWVGIAGFC from the coding sequence ATGGCTGAGGTCATCCTCACCGCCAACCAGTACGGCAAGGCAGAGAACCGGGTCGTGCGCGTCACCCGCGACACCGACCGCCACGAGGTGATCGACCTCAACGTGACGTCCGAGCTCCGGGGCGACTTCCTGGCCGCCCACACGGAGGGGGACAACGCCCACGTCGTCGCCACCGATACGCAGAAGAACACCATCTTCGCCTTCGCCCGCGACGGGATCGCCTCACCGGAGCAGCTGCTGGAGAGGCTCGCCGAGCACTTCACCACGCAGTTCGACTGGGTGACGGGTGGCCGGTGGGCGGCGGAGGAGTACGGCTGGTCGCGGATCGACGACCACGACCACGCCTTCTTCCGCAACACGCCGGAGACCCGCACGGCGGTGCTGGTGCGCGACGGTGACAGCACCACGGTGATCAGCGGGTTCTCCGGCCTGACCGTGATGAAGACGACGCAGTCGGGCTTCGTCGGCTACCCCAAGGACGACTACACGACGCTCCCGGAGACGGAGGACCGGATCCTCGCCACCGAGGTCACGACCCGCTGGCGCTACAACACCCCTGACGTCGACTACAACGCCGTCTACGCGAGCGTCAAGGCGACGATGCTCGAGGCCTTCGGGAAGGAGTACTCCAAGGCGCTGCAGCACACCCTCTTCCAGATGGGTGAGGCCGTGATCGACAAGCACGACTGCATCGACGAGGTGAAGTTCTCCTGCCCCAACAAGCACCACTTCCTCTCCGACCTGTCGTTCCGCGGTCTCGACAACCCCGGCCTCGTCTTCTGGGCGGCCGACCGGCCCTACGGCCTGATCGAGGCCACCTTCGCCCGCAAGGGCAGCGCACCCGCCGACGCGGCATGGGTCGGCATCGCCGGGTTCTGCTGA